From the genome of Pirellulaceae bacterium:
TTTGCATCCGAATGAAGTCGTGTTGGTGTCGAGTTACGTTATTTCGCTACGTGGCCAGAACCTGCCCGGCAAAGCCGCTGATGGTAATCCCATACCCGCCTGGCCCGCCCCGCCGCCTGAGGAGCCCGAAGCTGAACAATAATTTGTCCCATTTCATAGTTGGACCATAGTACTTGAGACAATTTCGATGAACCGCTCAGGCCGTGAGGCCGATCATCCTCACGTGCACCATACTCAATCCGCCCTGGACCAGTCTACCCAGGCTGAGTGGATGCACGAAGCGCTGTTAGCAGCGCCAGAGCATGTGCTGTCAACTTTGGAGCATGACGGATCGCGTCGATGGATTTTCCCTAAGCTGGCCACTGGAACTTGGTGGCGACGGCGGAGAATCGTAGCCTATGTGCTGATGCTGGTGTTTGTGCTGATTCCACACTTGCAGATTGCTGAACGGCCACTGTTGCGTTTGGATATCGTCAGCCGAGAGTTCACCTTTTTCGGCCAGACTTTCTATCCCACCGATACGCTGCTATTGGCGTTGATGTTGTTGGCCGTTTTCCTGTCGATCGTTTTTATTACGGCAGTCACCGGGCGCGCCTGGTGTGGCTGGGCATGTCCGCAAACTGTCTATATGGAGTTTTTGTTTCGCCCCATCGATCGTTTGTTTGAAGGGACGCGAGGTAAAGGTGGACCTGCCAAGCGGAAGCTCTCGTTTCTGCTGGCCGTTGCCCGATTGGGCGTCTACGTGCTGCTGAGCATGTTTCTGGCTCACACCTTTCTGGCGTATTTCGTTGGACCGGAGAAATTATCACATTGGATTCTGCACAGCTCGCCGCTAGAGCATCCCACGGCGTTTGCCGTGATGGCCTTGACCACTGCATTGATGACCTTTGACTTCTACTACTTTCGTGAGCAGACATGCCTGATCGCCTGCCCCTATGGTCGATTCCAGTCGGTCATGCTCGATCGTCAGTCGTTGATCGTGGCCTACGATTACAATCGCGGCGAGCCGCGCGAAAAAGGTAAGCGGCGGGTTGGCGACGGCAAAGGGCATTGCGTCGACTGCCATCAATGTGTTGCCGTGTGCCCCACCGGCATTGACATCCGCAACGGCTTGCAGATGGAATGTGTCAATTGCACTCAGTGTATTGACGCATGTGATGCCGTAATGACTAAGGTCCATTTGCCCACTGGACTGATTCGCTTTACATCTCAGGCTGCTCTGGAGAATAAAAAGAGGCGCGTGGTTCGAGCACGCACCATTATCTATCCTGTTTTGTTGGTTGCAGTAATCGCCGGGTTTGTGGTAGCACTTGGCATGACAAGCGGATTTACCGCCAATGTCCTGCGAGGTAAAGGTAATCCATTTAGCCTGACCCAGGATGGCATGATCATGAACCGCTTTAGTCTGAGACTGACCAACCGTACTCAACTTGATCAGCAATATTCGGTCATTCCCGTTTCTCCCGCTGAAATGGTCGTGGGGACCGTCGACGACGACCAGTTGACGATTGCAGCGCGTAAGCTTGGAACCATCGACCTGCGCATTACGTTCCCCAGTGGACTGACTCTGGGTCGCGGTAATGTTCCGGCGGTCGTGCGCATCGAAGACGCTTCGGGAACTCGACGCGAAGTAACTTTCAAACTTCTAGGCCCCAGAAGATAACGTAGCACATGAACTCAACCAGCATTTCAGCACCGGCCCAATCTATTTCGCTGCCCGACACGGACGGACGGCAGCAGGAACGGCGCGCTCGCCGCTTTTGGGTCTCGGTAATCGTGGGCCTGTTGAGCCTCCAAGTTTTTGGAGCTGGAATAGCGATCTACCTGGCACTGAGCGACTCAACGGTGGCCATCATTCCCAATTATTATCAGGCTGGTCTGCAGTGGGACACGACTCGACAGCACTGGCAGAGGTTCGAGGATTTGGCATGGAGTATTGATACAGTTGTGTCGGCACATGATACGCAACTCCCGCGGCGCGTGATAACGCTTCGCGTTCGCGATGGCCATGGGCAACCTGTCTCGGACCAACGCATCACTGGCCAGGTCTTTCATCACGCTCGTGGAAACCAGGTCTATTGGCTGACGTTTGATCAAGCCGATGCTGGCGATTATGTCGCCA
Proteins encoded in this window:
- the ccoG gene encoding cytochrome c oxidase accessory protein CcoG, translating into MNRSGREADHPHVHHTQSALDQSTQAEWMHEALLAAPEHVLSTLEHDGSRRWIFPKLATGTWWRRRRIVAYVLMLVFVLIPHLQIAERPLLRLDIVSREFTFFGQTFYPTDTLLLALMLLAVFLSIVFITAVTGRAWCGWACPQTVYMEFLFRPIDRLFEGTRGKGGPAKRKLSFLLAVARLGVYVLLSMFLAHTFLAYFVGPEKLSHWILHSSPLEHPTAFAVMALTTALMTFDFYYFREQTCLIACPYGRFQSVMLDRQSLIVAYDYNRGEPREKGKRRVGDGKGHCVDCHQCVAVCPTGIDIRNGLQMECVNCTQCIDACDAVMTKVHLPTGLIRFTSQAALENKKRRVVRARTIIYPVLLVAVIAGFVVALGMTSGFTANVLRGKGNPFSLTQDGMIMNRFSLRLTNRTQLDQQYSVIPVSPAEMVVGTVDDDQLTIAARKLGTIDLRITFPSGLTLGRGNVPAVVRIEDASGTRREVTFKLLGPRR
- a CDS encoding FixH family protein, giving the protein MNSTSISAPAQSISLPDTDGRQQERRARRFWVSVIVGLLSLQVFGAGIAIYLALSDSTVAIIPNYYQAGLQWDTTRQHWQRFEDLAWSIDTVVSAHDTQLPRRVITLRVRDGHGQPVSDQRITGQVFHHARGNQVYWLTFDQADAGDYVAMVPLTHNGLWQFDVAIEGDQGIAAQRWTVMVQSDGVEQQE